From the Acidobacteriota bacterium genome, the window TCACGTTCGCGTCGGGTTCACCACTCCGATAGGCGTGTTTTTCGGGCGTTTCGCGCCCGGGCGATCGGGTTCGTGGAACTCTGTGACACACTCAACGTCTGGCGCCCTCGCCCAGGCGAGGGCAGCGCCTGTCACTGTCGCCCCCCACGTCGCGGAAGCGTCCTGGGCAGGGCCCGTTCATCACAATCCGGAGAAATGCAGCGTTGAGTCGAAAGGGAAAGATGACGGCGGTGAAACTGCAGCGTGAGCGCGCCCTCGCCGAGCGCCGTCGCGAGAAGCAGGCACGCCGCGCGATGCCGCAGGAATCGGCTGTGGCACGGGTAGACGGTGAGGATCCCGACCTCGCCGGGATTCAGCTGGGTCCGCAGCCCCTTCAGGACTGGCAGCGCGACGACGAGCGCGACGACGAGTAGGCCTCGTCGCGAGCGGTGCCAGGGGCTAAAAAGCCCCTGGCCTCCATCCGCAAGTTCTGAAACCCTGCGTCTCGCGTCTGGAACGCAACCGGTTGCCGGTTGCCGATTGCCCGTTGCCGGTCTCTAGTACGGGTCCACCTCGATGCCGTTGTTCCAGACGCGATACATCTCTTCGGCGCTGGGCACCTTCGACGGGCGCACGAGGCGGAAGCCGAGCCACTCGGCGTCGGTCATGTACCAGACGCTGGTCGGCAGCTGTGGATCGCGTTCCTTCCACACCGGATCGGACTTGTACCTGATGGTGCAGTTGACGCGAGCGGCCGGGTCGTTCCAGGACCCGCCGCGGACGGCGATCGGATACGCCTCGGTGGGACGCACCCACGGGTTGCTGGCGGCGCCGGCGGGGTACGGCGCGTACTGGTCGGCCGTCCACTCCATGACGTTGCCGAGCATGTCGTAGAGTCCCCACGCATTGGGCTTCTTCGACCCCAGCGTGTGGTAGGTGCCGTCGGTGAACTCGTTGTTCGGCGAGTTCTTCTGGTACCACGCCACGTCGCCGAGCTGCTCCTCCGGCAGCGACGCGGGACCGCCCGCACGGCACGCGTATTCCCACTCGGCCTCGGTCGGCACGCGGTAGTACTCACCCGTGCGCGCGCTCAGCCACTGCGCGTACTTGTTGGCCGCGTGCGGCGTCATGCTGATCGCCGGAAATCCGCCGTTTCCGCGCCCGAAGCTCATCTCGAGGTGCGGAGCCGTCGGCCGGCTCAACGCGTCGACCACCGCATCTGGCTTGGCCGACTCGTTGGCCTGGTCGGCGAACATGAACATCAGGTACGCGTCCCAGTTGACCTCGGTGGTCATCATCCAGAACGCGTCGAGCGTCACGGTGTGCACGGGCGCCTGATCCTTCGGCGCCCCCGCGTCGGCCGAGCCCATCTCGAACGATCCGGCGGGGATCGGCGCCATGTCGAACGTGGCGGCCGTGCCGGGGATCGTGACCGTGTATTTCGCTGCCGCGCCGTCGGCGTCCTTCGCCCTGGCAAGAATCCGCGTGCGGATCTGTTCGACGACCGCGAGCTCCTTCGCGTCGATGGCCGCCCCGGCGGGTGCCGCGGCGGGTTGACGCGAGGAAACGGGAACCGTGGCCGCCCCGGCCGCAAGGGTCAGGGCGACAACGGTGGCGAGACGGGCTGTCATCATCACGAGACCTTCGTGCGTCCGGGAATGGCCAGGCCAGGCGGGTCGAACTTCGCGTTCATCTGCATCGCCGGCGGCAGCAGATCGACGGTCGAGTTCAGCGCCTGATCCCATGTCAGTTCCTGTCCGGAGTACGCGGCGTCGCGGCCCATGATGGCGAGCAGCGTGCTGGTGGCGAGGTTGAGGTCGTCGTTCTTCGGCTTGCCCTCGCGGATCGACGCAAACAACACGTCGTGCTCCCGCTGGTACATGTCGTAGTCCTGGCCCTCCCACTGCCACTTGATCGTGCCGTCGGGCGTCTCGATGCGCGGCTTGCCGCGGCCGAGGAACAGCGTGGCGTCGGTACCGATCACGTAGTCGAGCGTGCCGTTGAAGCAGCCCGTCGACTGGCGGTTGGCGAGGAACACGCGATACCCGTTCGGCCACACGAAGTTGGCCTCGAAGTGGT encodes:
- a CDS encoding SUMF1/EgtB/PvdO family nonheme iron enzyme codes for the protein MTARLATVVALTLAAGAATVPVSSRQPAAAPAGAAIDAKELAVVEQIRTRILARAKDADGAAAKYTVTIPGTAATFDMAPIPAGSFEMGSADAGAPKDQAPVHTVTLDAFWMMTTEVNWDAYLMFMFADQANESAKPDAVVDALSRPTAPHLEMSFGRGNGGFPAISMTPHAANKYAQWLSARTGEYYRVPTEAEWEYACRAGGPASLPEEQLGDVAWYQKNSPNNEFTDGTYHTLGSKKPNAWGLYDMLGNVMEWTADQYAPYPAGAASNPWVRPTEAYPIAVRGGSWNDPAARVNCTIRYKSDPVWKERDPQLPTSVWYMTDAEWLGFRLVRPSKVPSAEEMYRVWNNGIEVDPY